The following are from one region of the Salmo salar chromosome ssa27, Ssal_v3.1, whole genome shotgun sequence genome:
- the LOC106589009 gene encoding nucleolar and coiled-body phosphoprotein 1 isoform X2, which yields MVETRTESLDDSSDDEPLIALVKKKPQHIEHNGTPGEKDQNRQPEPESKNSTRKDSGLDDTSDDEPLTKLVNKLPSAKKSTVQAKRPGNTNSKRGTGNGIKKTNNKFTGSTQNEDSYDSSDDEPLIKMVKKIPKQTSLPFKKRPFNTAREVNDVKKRRNISQNKISTDSSSSDSSDDMPLTKMVDKLKTQMRTKTPTTTVRKTPGIKKPRKVLKKHNRSIETSDDSSDDEPLINLTKKSPSKETERTMLKKCVAKESNSNNCNKIKGKISREEEVSSDDEPLINLVKKPLKAVKKTTTPLKKRSVSGKTVVARKKTRPDIVNKAVIRRSTKVVQSTREGSLDDSSDDGPLSKKMVRNPPMKSLMLILERCDTKEVLEDNYRANVGNTSKRSAELLDIRTGIIHLKLDEEFFFNESDARDILQISDQAPVPVIR from the exons ATGGTGGAGACACGCACAg AGTCCTTGGATGACAGCTCCGATGATGAACCCCTAATTGCATTAGTAAAGAAGAAGCCGCAGCACATTGAACACAATGGGACTCCGGGTGAAAAAGACCAAAACCGACAACCTGAACCTGAGTCAAAGAATAGCACAAGAAAAGATTCTG GGTTGGATGACACCTCAGATGATGAGCCTTTGACGAAGTTGGTGAATAAACTTCCCAGCGCTAAAAAATCCACTGTACAAGCAAAGAGGCCAGGGAATACTAATAGCAAAAGAGGAACAGGTAATGGCATCAAGAAGACAAACAACAAATTCACAG GTTCAACCCAGAATGAGGATTCCTATGACAGCTCAGACGATGAGCCCTTGATAAAGATGGTTAAAAAGATCCCTAAACAGACATCATTGCCATTCAAAAAGAGACCCTTCaacacagccagagaggtgaaCGATGTGAAGAAGCGCAGAAATATCTCACAGAATAAAATAAGCACAG ACTCATCATCAAGTGACAGCTCAGATGACATGCCCCTGACTAAGATGGTCGACAAACTCAAGACACAAATGCGAACGAAgacacccaccactacagtcagaaaAACACCTGGCATTAAAAAGCCCAGGAAAGTTTTAAAAAAACACAACAGGAGTATAG AGACCTCAGATGACAGCTCTGATGATGAGCCATTAATAAATCTGACCAAGAAGTCTCCATCTAAAGAGACTGAAAGGACAATGCTGAAGAAGTGTGTCGCTAAGGAATCAAACAGCAACAACTGTAATAAAATTAAAGGGAAAATAAGCAGAG AGGAAGAGGTGAGTTCTGATGACGAGCCCTTGATAAATCTAGTCAAGAAGCCTCTTAAAGCTGTAAAGAAGACCACGACACCATTAAAGAAGAGGAGCGTATCAGGAAAGACTGTGGTAGCCAGAAAGAAGACGAGACCAGACATTGTGAACAAAGCAGTCATCAGACGGAGCACCAAAGTTGTTCAAAGCACACGTGAAG GGTCTTTGGATGACAGCTCAGACGATGGGCCCTTGAGTAAAAAGATGGTGAGAAATCCACCAATGAAGAGCCTAATGCTGATTCTGGAGAGATGTGACACTAAAGAAGTCTTGGAAGATAACTATAGAGCCAACGTGGGAAACACCAGTAAAAGAAGTGCAG agcttctagacatcagaactgggattattcacctcaaattggacgaggagttcttcttcaatgagtcggacgcgaGGGATATACTGCAGATATCCGACCAGGCCCCGGTCCCCGTGATTCGCTag
- the LOC106589009 gene encoding nucleolar and coiled-body phosphoprotein 1 isoform X1: protein MVETRTESLDDSSDDEPLIALVKKKPQHIEHNGTPGEKDQNRQPEPESKNSTRKDSGLDDTSDDEPLTKLVNKLPSAKKSTVQAKRPGNTNSKRGTGNGIKKTNNKFTGSTQNEDSYDSSDDEPLIKMVKKIPKQTSLPFKKRPFNTAREVNDVKKRRNISQNKISTDSSSSDSSDDMPLTKMVDKLKTQMRTKTPTTTVRKTPGIKKPRKVLKKHNRSIETSDDSSDDEPLINLTKKSPSKETERTMLKKCVAKESNSNNCNKIKGKISREEEVSSDDEPLINLVKKPLKAVKKTTTPLKKRSVSGKTVVARKKTRPDIVNKAVIRRSTKVVQSTREGSLDDSSDDGPLSKKMVRNPPMKSLMLILERCDTKEVLEDNYRANVGNTSKRSAGDKENSDDELLIKMVTNPPHSSPETMAEKENKSQTALTMNL, encoded by the exons ATGGTGGAGACACGCACAg AGTCCTTGGATGACAGCTCCGATGATGAACCCCTAATTGCATTAGTAAAGAAGAAGCCGCAGCACATTGAACACAATGGGACTCCGGGTGAAAAAGACCAAAACCGACAACCTGAACCTGAGTCAAAGAATAGCACAAGAAAAGATTCTG GGTTGGATGACACCTCAGATGATGAGCCTTTGACGAAGTTGGTGAATAAACTTCCCAGCGCTAAAAAATCCACTGTACAAGCAAAGAGGCCAGGGAATACTAATAGCAAAAGAGGAACAGGTAATGGCATCAAGAAGACAAACAACAAATTCACAG GTTCAACCCAGAATGAGGATTCCTATGACAGCTCAGACGATGAGCCCTTGATAAAGATGGTTAAAAAGATCCCTAAACAGACATCATTGCCATTCAAAAAGAGACCCTTCaacacagccagagaggtgaaCGATGTGAAGAAGCGCAGAAATATCTCACAGAATAAAATAAGCACAG ACTCATCATCAAGTGACAGCTCAGATGACATGCCCCTGACTAAGATGGTCGACAAACTCAAGACACAAATGCGAACGAAgacacccaccactacagtcagaaaAACACCTGGCATTAAAAAGCCCAGGAAAGTTTTAAAAAAACACAACAGGAGTATAG AGACCTCAGATGACAGCTCTGATGATGAGCCATTAATAAATCTGACCAAGAAGTCTCCATCTAAAGAGACTGAAAGGACAATGCTGAAGAAGTGTGTCGCTAAGGAATCAAACAGCAACAACTGTAATAAAATTAAAGGGAAAATAAGCAGAG AGGAAGAGGTGAGTTCTGATGACGAGCCCTTGATAAATCTAGTCAAGAAGCCTCTTAAAGCTGTAAAGAAGACCACGACACCATTAAAGAAGAGGAGCGTATCAGGAAAGACTGTGGTAGCCAGAAAGAAGACGAGACCAGACATTGTGAACAAAGCAGTCATCAGACGGAGCACCAAAGTTGTTCAAAGCACACGTGAAG GGTCTTTGGATGACAGCTCAGACGATGGGCCCTTGAGTAAAAAGATGGTGAGAAATCCACCAATGAAGAGCCTAATGCTGATTCTGGAGAGATGTGACACTAAAGAAGTCTTGGAAGATAACTATAGAGCCAACGTGGGAAACACCAGTAAAAGAAGTGCAG GGGATAAGGAGAACTCCGATGATGAACTCTTGATAAAGATGGTCACGAATCCCCCTCATTCTTCACCAGAAACTATGGCAGAGAAGGAAAATAAGTCACAAACGGCCCTAACGATGAACCTTTGA
- the LOC106589009 gene encoding nucleolar and coiled-body phosphoprotein 1 isoform X3, protein MVETRTESLDDSSDDEPLIALVKKKPQHIEHNGTPGEKDQNRQPEPESKNSTRKDSGLDDTSDDEPLTKLVNKLPSAKKSTVQAKRPGNTNSKRGTGSTQNEDSYDSSDDEPLIKMVKKIPKQTSLPFKKRPFNTAREVNDVKKRRNISQNKISTDSSSSDSSDDMPLTKMVDKLKTQMRTKTPTTTVRKTPGIKKPRKVLKKHNRSIETSDDSSDDEPLINLTKKSPSKETERTMLKKCVAKESNSNNCNKIKGKISREEEVSSDDEPLINLVKKPLKAVKKTTTPLKKRSVSGKTVVARKKTRPDIVNKAVIRRSTKVVQSTREGSLDDSSDDGPLSKKMVRNPPMKSLMLILERCDTKEVLEDNYRANVGNTSKRSAGDKENSDDELLIKMVTNPPHSSPETMAEKENKSQTALTMNL, encoded by the exons ATGGTGGAGACACGCACAg AGTCCTTGGATGACAGCTCCGATGATGAACCCCTAATTGCATTAGTAAAGAAGAAGCCGCAGCACATTGAACACAATGGGACTCCGGGTGAAAAAGACCAAAACCGACAACCTGAACCTGAGTCAAAGAATAGCACAAGAAAAGATTCTG GGTTGGATGACACCTCAGATGATGAGCCTTTGACGAAGTTGGTGAATAAACTTCCCAGCGCTAAAAAATCCACTGTACAAGCAAAGAGGCCAGGGAATACTAATAGCAAAAGAGGAACAG GTTCAACCCAGAATGAGGATTCCTATGACAGCTCAGACGATGAGCCCTTGATAAAGATGGTTAAAAAGATCCCTAAACAGACATCATTGCCATTCAAAAAGAGACCCTTCaacacagccagagaggtgaaCGATGTGAAGAAGCGCAGAAATATCTCACAGAATAAAATAAGCACAG ACTCATCATCAAGTGACAGCTCAGATGACATGCCCCTGACTAAGATGGTCGACAAACTCAAGACACAAATGCGAACGAAgacacccaccactacagtcagaaaAACACCTGGCATTAAAAAGCCCAGGAAAGTTTTAAAAAAACACAACAGGAGTATAG AGACCTCAGATGACAGCTCTGATGATGAGCCATTAATAAATCTGACCAAGAAGTCTCCATCTAAAGAGACTGAAAGGACAATGCTGAAGAAGTGTGTCGCTAAGGAATCAAACAGCAACAACTGTAATAAAATTAAAGGGAAAATAAGCAGAG AGGAAGAGGTGAGTTCTGATGACGAGCCCTTGATAAATCTAGTCAAGAAGCCTCTTAAAGCTGTAAAGAAGACCACGACACCATTAAAGAAGAGGAGCGTATCAGGAAAGACTGTGGTAGCCAGAAAGAAGACGAGACCAGACATTGTGAACAAAGCAGTCATCAGACGGAGCACCAAAGTTGTTCAAAGCACACGTGAAG GGTCTTTGGATGACAGCTCAGACGATGGGCCCTTGAGTAAAAAGATGGTGAGAAATCCACCAATGAAGAGCCTAATGCTGATTCTGGAGAGATGTGACACTAAAGAAGTCTTGGAAGATAACTATAGAGCCAACGTGGGAAACACCAGTAAAAGAAGTGCAG GGGATAAGGAGAACTCCGATGATGAACTCTTGATAAAGATGGTCACGAATCCCCCTCATTCTTCACCAGAAACTATGGCAGAGAAGGAAAATAAGTCACAAACGGCCCTAACGATGAACCTTTGA
- the LOC106589009 gene encoding nucleolar and coiled-body phosphoprotein 1 isoform X4, whose product MVETRTESLDDSSDDEPLIALVKKKPQHIEHNGTPGEKDQNRQPEPESKNSTRKDSGLDDTSDDEPLTKLVNKLPSAKKSTVQAKRPGNTNSKRGTGNGIKKTNNKFTGSTQNEDSYDSSDDEPLIKMVKKIPKQTSLPFKKRPFNTAREVNDVKKRRNISQNKISTDSSSSDSSDDMPLTKMVDKLKTQMRTKTPTTTVRKTPGIKKPRKVLKKHNRSIETSDDSSDDEPLINLTKKSPSKETERTMLKKCVAKESNSNNCNKIKGKISREEEVSSDDEPLINLVKKPLKAVKKTTTPLKKRSVSGKTVVARKKTRPDIVNKAVIRRSTKVVQSTREGSLDDSSDDGPLSKKMVRNPPMKSLMLILERCDTKEVLEDNYRANVGNTSKRSAETMAEKENKSQTALTMNL is encoded by the exons ATGGTGGAGACACGCACAg AGTCCTTGGATGACAGCTCCGATGATGAACCCCTAATTGCATTAGTAAAGAAGAAGCCGCAGCACATTGAACACAATGGGACTCCGGGTGAAAAAGACCAAAACCGACAACCTGAACCTGAGTCAAAGAATAGCACAAGAAAAGATTCTG GGTTGGATGACACCTCAGATGATGAGCCTTTGACGAAGTTGGTGAATAAACTTCCCAGCGCTAAAAAATCCACTGTACAAGCAAAGAGGCCAGGGAATACTAATAGCAAAAGAGGAACAGGTAATGGCATCAAGAAGACAAACAACAAATTCACAG GTTCAACCCAGAATGAGGATTCCTATGACAGCTCAGACGATGAGCCCTTGATAAAGATGGTTAAAAAGATCCCTAAACAGACATCATTGCCATTCAAAAAGAGACCCTTCaacacagccagagaggtgaaCGATGTGAAGAAGCGCAGAAATATCTCACAGAATAAAATAAGCACAG ACTCATCATCAAGTGACAGCTCAGATGACATGCCCCTGACTAAGATGGTCGACAAACTCAAGACACAAATGCGAACGAAgacacccaccactacagtcagaaaAACACCTGGCATTAAAAAGCCCAGGAAAGTTTTAAAAAAACACAACAGGAGTATAG AGACCTCAGATGACAGCTCTGATGATGAGCCATTAATAAATCTGACCAAGAAGTCTCCATCTAAAGAGACTGAAAGGACAATGCTGAAGAAGTGTGTCGCTAAGGAATCAAACAGCAACAACTGTAATAAAATTAAAGGGAAAATAAGCAGAG AGGAAGAGGTGAGTTCTGATGACGAGCCCTTGATAAATCTAGTCAAGAAGCCTCTTAAAGCTGTAAAGAAGACCACGACACCATTAAAGAAGAGGAGCGTATCAGGAAAGACTGTGGTAGCCAGAAAGAAGACGAGACCAGACATTGTGAACAAAGCAGTCATCAGACGGAGCACCAAAGTTGTTCAAAGCACACGTGAAG GGTCTTTGGATGACAGCTCAGACGATGGGCCCTTGAGTAAAAAGATGGTGAGAAATCCACCAATGAAGAGCCTAATGCTGATTCTGGAGAGATGTGACACTAAAGAAGTCTTGGAAGATAACTATAGAGCCAACGTGGGAAACACCAGTAAAAGAAGTGCAG AAACTATGGCAGAGAAGGAAAATAAGTCACAAACGGCCCTAACGATGAACCTTTGA